The following is a genomic window from Falco naumanni isolate bFalNau1 chromosome 10, bFalNau1.pat, whole genome shotgun sequence.
gccccccgagcccccccggAGCCCTCGGcctccccccaggcagcccctaGGCCGCCCCCCAGCGCACGGTCGTAGGTGACGATCTCGTCCCCGCCGTGCAGGCCGGCAGCGCGGTTGCCGAGCAGGACGAAGTCCCGGCGGCCGCACTGTGCGCACCCCACGAAGTTGAGGAGGAAGGAACCGCCCTCCAGACAAGTGGTACCCTACGGCGGTAGCACATGGCTGGCGCTGGCcctggccccggccccggccccggcccgccccccgcggccTACCCGCTCCGGGTACTCGGTACCCACGCAGCCCCCGCACAtcccgccaccgccgccgccgccccgcagTTCTCGCGAGACTCCTGTCACGGGGCGGGGCTTAGGGCGGGGGCGTGGCCACGGCGTTAGCCCCACCCCCGGACGGGATTTAGCGCGGGCAGTGCCGCGGCGGCGCGGCTGAGGCTGGGCAGCTGTGTGGGCTCAGCTCCCCGCGACCCCCGGCGCGACCCCGGTTGCCTGCCCAGCGTCTCGGAGCCGCCTGCGCGTTCGGGTGGCcagcgctgggctgggggcaagCAGGGCTGATTGTGGGGACATTTGGGGCTAGCCTGGAGTGCCTGGGGCTAGCTGCGGGTATCCAGGGCTAGCCAGGGGTGCCTGGGGCTAGCTGGGGGACACCCGGAGCTAGCAGGGGGAGTACCTGGGGCTACCTGGGGGATGCCCTGGGCCAGCTGGGGGGCCTGGGGCTACCTGGGGGATGCCGTGAGCCAGCTGGAGGGCCTGGGACTAGCTGGGGGACGCCCTGGGCTAGCTGGCGGGGTTGCCGCAGGC
Proteins encoded in this region:
- the CHURC1 gene encoding protein Churchill, which gives rise to MCGGCVGTEYPERGTTCLEGGSFLLNFVGCAQCGRRDFVLLGNRAAGLHGGDEIVTYDHLCKNCHHLIARHEYTFSVVDDYQEYTMLCLLCGRAEDSISILPDDPRQMTPLF